Genomic DNA from Leishmania mexicana MHOM/GT/2001/U1103 complete genome, chromosome 15:
TGTCCTCCGCTGTGAACTCCGCGCAGAGGCCGCCTCTGGAAAGGTGCACCGTCTTCTGCAAGGCAGCCTCAGCTTTGGCGACGGAGGGCAAGGGCatgcgcaccggcaccgcgcGTGCTACAGCGCTCCCTACTCTACAGCTGACATCTGAGTCTCCATCGCCTTCCCCGACGCCGCTAACGGATGACAGCActgaagaggaggaaagcgACGGCGTTGGCGACGTCCCACGAAGGTCGGCATCGTGTATGCCGAGGCGAGACGCGATAACGTCACGCCGCACCTTGGGTCCGCGATTCACTCCCACAACGCTCCCGTCTTCTGTGTCGGTAGCCACTGCCGGCGGAGACGAACTCTTTTGCAGCGGCTGACTCATGATCTCTCGGAGGTGGCAGCTTCCCGATGCACATGTACGCCGTACACAGACGCAGAGAGTCGTGGGGGGACTTCAAGCGGAGGTGTCCCCTGCAGGTGTGCTAAACGgcaacggctgcagcggcaagCGGTAAGGTAGACGTCGGGAGGATGAAGTAGGTAATTGAGAGAGAAGTACGACGTGGTCATCGGACGTGAAACTCTACAGGATGGCAACTGCGGCGGGGAGAGAAAAGGTGCAAAGGCGTCAAAAAAGTGATGCAGAGCACCGAGAGAGGGAGTTgacggggagagggggtgcggAGCAGCGAAGACCCTACTCCACCATCGGCATAGTTCCATGTTTGAATAGAAGggcacagagacacgcgcATCGTGTGGTGGTCTTTAAGGGAAGTGCACTCGAGCAGACACGCGCTGCCCGCGCGCAGTCAACACTAAGCTGCGGTCGCTCATCTCACGTGAACGCGTCTCTCGGGTCATCTCGTTTCGTTCTGCTTGTTGCTTGTCGATTAATGTGGAGAAAAGCCATGCAGACGCGCGGAGCACACGCGCTGCtacagagagacacacaagcacgtgcATACGAAACCCTCAACAAGCTGCAAAACGAGGGGCACGGGTGCAAGCGGAAGGATCGAAAGCTGCACAGTGGTCCACCGACAACTTCCCTCAGTCCAGCCAACGCCACCCACCTACCCTCTTCCTCCAGTTACACCTTGGGCCACGATGAAAGGAGTGTGagaaaggaagagagaagcggcaAGTGGAGGAGCGAAGCAGCGAAAaagaagcgaagaggagggggcggcggctgtggcacaggcacacatccgcagcggcggcgtctccctctcctcatATTGCCCCTCTCCTGCCCCGCAAGCTCTTTGATGTGTCCATGTAGAGTCCAACACCATTCCCTGATGCCCAGCAGCCAACCCatgcgcagagagagaggcgagatACACGAATTTGTGAGAgtatcgctgctgcgcatcagCGCTAAGTCTTCTTGCTGGCAGGAGTGCGCTTTGTTGGAACCGGCTCCTCTATGTGAAGCACAGGCGACGCGCCTGTGTACCAGTCGCTCTTGCCGGTGTGATCCAGTGCCAACTCTTGCAGCTGCTTCACGCTGTCATGCTCCGTTTCGTGGATCGTGACCTTGTAGGAGATGGAGGGAGTGCTCTCGTCCAGGTCCGCCTCCGTGGAAAGCAACTCGGCGAGGGAGTCGGCGGACATGACCTCGTCGCCCTCTGCGGCATCCTTGTCAACGTCAGCAACGGCATCGGTAGAACGCTCCACAGTGGCGACAAAGGCCTCCCCTGTTTGCGCCCTCTCTCGTTGCTCCTTGGCCAGCAACGTCACCTGGTGCGGAGTCAGCTgctccttctgcagctgcgtcaGCACCCCCATGAGGACCGTGGCCTCACGCATGGAGATGTACTTGCCGGACAGCTTCGCCTCCTCAGCTTGAATGGTGGCTACGCGCTTCTTCACGGTGAGGTCGTCGTAGAATATCTGCAGCACCCGCTTGATGGCCACCGAGTGCTCTACACCCTTTCCTTTTAGCTCGTAGTAATGCCGCTCCATTCGGTCGAGCGGCTTGCGTATCCAGAACACGTTGTAATACCGCATTCCCTCCGAGGCTAATAGGCGGCTCTTGCGCGCCAGCTCATCGCGCAGCGCGATGCGCTCGACGGAAAGGTGGTCCGTGTCATCCTGTGTCGGCTCGCTCGCGTTGTGTGGGTTGAGCGTCTTCTCTTGCGGAAAGTTGTGGTTGATGGGCGGGAACATGCGAAAGTGGTTGTACCACTCCGGAGGGATGTAGAAGCCGGTGCCCGCCAACCGCCCCATGCGCTTCAGGTGCTCCCATGGCTCGTATTTGTCGTTCCACGTGTCGAAGCGCGGCGCCACGCCCATATTCTTGGGAATCTTATACAAgcgcgacgaggagcgccgcATAGTGGGATGAGCAAGAAGGAAAAAGCGTGACGAAGTGAGGATAAacgaacgagagagagggcgtgcAACGAGCAGACacgcagaggcagaggcaggcACGCGTCCGTTTCAACTTGCCGCTTCCTCGATCGAGTGTGCCCCAGCGGGGATGGGAAGaggacggggggggggctgtgaAGAGAGAACGTGCGAGCAAACCACAGCTGCCGAGGGTCTGATGTAGGGGAATGCAAAAGGGGCGCAGGAGCCGAAAAAGCGATGCGACAGCCCTCCGCCTTCGGAACTGCCCAGATGAACTGCGAGGTAAGGGGAGACGGGGGATACAGAGTAGAGATGGAGACCGAAAGGAAAGACAGGAAAGAGGTGTAATCACGGAAAAGGCCCTTCGCCACGCATCGACCTCCGTAGGATGCAGCGTTGTTGCTGCCACGGTGACGCGAGGGGCTCTGGCTGCctaggaggaggagcaacgACACGCAAAgacggcgagcagcagcagcagtgctgcATAGCCGAATGGGCCATCACGATACGTGGGCGCCGAGGACATGAGAGATGGAGCGGGTGGGCCGGTGTGCACATCGGCTACCCGCGcacccccccacacacacatacatgtcACCTACTACCGTAGACATacaagcgcgcgcacgactTGCTgggagaggaagacggcgctggggacagggagggaagggtgcgtcccccctctctctctctgatcCTTTGACTCTTGCTGCTCCTTTTGTCGCTTCTTCGTGTGCCTTCTCTTAGCCGCAGCAAAGACGAGAGAAGCATGTTGGTGGAGCAACGCCGTGTGGAAATCCGCGGAGAGCGGGGGAGGATGAAGAGGATATGGCAGCCGTCCATACTCGTTCCTCGCCTCACTTGGCGCCCTCGCTcagagcgccgctgcccacacacgcacacacagactgTTGCTCCGCTGTGACACCTCCGCAGCGTaaacaaacacacgcacgcacaacaaCCCATCAGCGACCACAACGCAGCCACCTTACGTGAAGCAATCGACCAACCCCCCTCGCAGCGTAACAGCGAAGAGGAGCCAACGCCACGACAGCACAACGCCCTCACACAAAAGAAGTGAACAGCAAGCGGAGCACGaggaagggaaagagagagacgaggagTTGGTGGTGCACATGCGCCGGCCAGCCAACGCAGTCGCCGACACACGAGATGCACTAAAGAAGTGAAGCGTGATGTGCCGTGGTGtaccccaccccacccccgctaCTCCACCTCTTCTACAGAGCCGGTTTAGTctgtctcctcccccaccaccaccacatcGTTCAGTTGCAGTCGTGATGAGGGCTGCTGTCACTTAGCATTGCTAAGCGTGCGCCACAGCGCACAGACTGCATCGCCCCAGGAGCACGCACAAGCATGGACACACATGTTTATAAGAGCTGCAACGCGACGAAAAATAAAGAGGCgtgagcgcacacgcacacgcatctgCCGACTACGCCACCAAAACGCACGCGTCAATCTCGATCCACCGCTGGGTCGAAGAATCTATCAAGAGGAAAGAAAAGCGAAGGCGGGCGAGACGAAAGAGTGCAAGAGGGGGTGAAGAAACACACGCTCCACCAATGCGGCTCACCCGTCCCGTTATCCTTCCTGCTCCTCCCCTCATCCGCCTTCcgtcacacgcgcacgcacgcacacacagacgcacaccaCCTCACAAGATGAACTTCTTGATGTCCACCTTCTTGACCATCTTGTCCACAGCCTTCTTGACGTACGCGGCGTCAATGACGAACTTCTCGCTCCTCCGCTCCGGCCCCTCGAAGCTGATCTCCTCAACAACCTTCTCCGTGATCGTgatgaggcggcgcgcgccGATGTTCTGCACTGTCGAGTTGATGTAGGCGGCGATGCTAGCAATCTCCCAGAGCGCGTCGTCTTCAAAGATGAGGTCGACGCCCTCGGTAGCCATCATAGCCTTGTGTTGCGCAATGAGGTTGAAACGGGGCTCGGTGATGATGCGGTGAAAGTCCTCCTTACTCAGTTGCTGGAGCTCGACGCGGATGGGCAGACGgccctgcagctccgccagcatGTCGGACGGCTTAACGCTGTggaaggcgccgctgcagatAAACAAAATCTTGTCCGTCCTCACCTGCACATTAAACTTCGTCGACACCGTGGTGCCCTCTACCAACGGTAGCAGATCCTGCTGGACGCCCTCGGCAGAGGCTTGGTGACCCTTGTAcccgcccgccgccgtcacgatCTTGTCGATCTCGTCGATGACAACGatgccgtcctcctcgcaggcgcgcagcgcctccgccgtgaCGTCCTCGGTGTCCATCATCTTGTCCAGCTCTtcctgcagcacagccgGGAAAGCGTCCTTGATCTTCATCACCTTCTTCACAgtctgctggcgctgcccgcCCATCATGGAAGGGATGTCGAGAGAGATGAAGACACCCTCGCCGCTCGCTGTCTTGGGTTTCTCTTTCTTCTCTTGAAGCTCAACCATGACCTCGATGTCGTCCAATGCCCCGCTGCGCAGGTGCTCGCGGAAGCCGTCCGACACACCGGCCAAGGACTTAAGAATGCGGTCCTCCGCCTTCAacttcgcctcctcctcatgcTGGCGACGGATGTTCTGCTTTGTCTGCGACAAGGAGGCCTTATAGAGGTCCTCGATGATGCTCTCCACGTCGCGGCCGTGGAAGCCGACCTCTGTGAACTTGGTGGCCTCCACCTTGACGAACGGAGCATCTACGAGCTTGGCGAGGCGGCGGGCAATCTCCGTCTTGCCCACGCCGGTCGGGCCAATCATCAGAATATTTTTTGGCGCGATCTCCTCGCGTATGTCGCTCGGCAcctggtggcggcgccaccgattgcgcagcgccactgACACAGCCTTCTTAGCCTCGCTCTGGCCCACAATGTAGCGGTCCAGCTCCTTCATCAACTCGCGTGGACGCATGTCCCGAATGAGTGTCTTGGAGCCGGGGTTCGTGAAGGGTGTGgctggcgcaggcgcagcagcagcggcagcagccgtgctgcagcatcGTACGCCCGTGAGCAGCGTGTACGAGGACGCAGCACCAGTGGCAGCTACGCTGGAGCGGCAAGATAGCGAGATGGCGCGGTGCAtcgcgagagagaaagatggTGAAAAAATGCGAAAGACAAGCCGACGAGGCGAGGAGCTCATGTGACAGGAGAAAGGGGTAAGGGAAGTGACGCGTCGGTGCGTGTCAAGTCGCCGCAgttgcggtgatggcgaggATTGTGACGGAAATGAGCGAAAGACGAagcgaaaaaagaaagacagaGCGCGCGTACCGTCCATAAAGCACGCCAAAGAAAGCAGTGCAGCGCAACAGCGCgagggagcgagggagcGAGGGGGGTCACCagccagctgcagcaacagACGGACGGAATGTATGTTGAGCCCCTGCTCGCCAATACGTCCCTTGCAAacagcgacacacgcacacacagggacAAGCGAGTGCAAAGGTCAATGAAGATGAAAAAGaaagcgcgtgcgtgtgcgtctgtagGAGAAACCAAATATGTGTGGGGGGCGGACGGGTACGTGCACAGGATCAACCGCAGAAAGACGAGaagtcgcagcagcaccgggacacagcgagagagagaaacacacgACACGTATTCGACTGTGTATCGAGTGcgggtgtggaggggggaggagtgccgaaaaggcagagagaggacgaaggaggtggtgaggTGGGGGATGAGGGAAGGCACATTCGCTGCACGCTCACACGAAGAGGGATTCGTAGCGCCCTTCCATCCAATGCACACCTGCCGAGACATGTGTCGAAGCTTTGTTTCGCTGTCTTTGTACATTGCACGAAAACGCTCTTTGCACTGCCTCTTTGTGATTTGACTGTTTCAAACCCCCATGACAGGTAGGGGAGAGGAAGCAAGGGCGCATCCCAGGGACCAGTGGACGCATACGTGGTCGAGGGATGCTCTGCCAGCGTGTCCCTCGCTCAACTGCGTCTATCGCAATGCATTCAACACGCATCCTCTGCTTCTCTACACATCCGATGGTGCATCGCGGATaaccgtgtgtgtgcgactgcatctgccttttttttggcggCTGCCAGAGTGAAGACAAAGGGAAGACGGGGAGAGATACGCCAGAGACGTCTGGCTGAGTCTGTGCATGGCGGCTGCCCGACAGCAGAAAAACAAACGACGACAGCCACGGTGCAGGCGGTAACGGCGAGAAGCAACACATATACGAACATCCGAACGACCagaggaagcggcggcggaggcgaacaGATACAAGGAGAGCTGCGAGACAGCGAGAGTGGGCGCAGTGAGGGCGCGCTCCGCGACGCATCACAAAGCCGAGAGGCTCACTCACGCAGATGTGCATACGCACTGCTGTCTCTCTatccacccccacccactgCCTTGCATGTGCCATCAAGGTCCCTCCGACTGCGTCTTGCTGCGCTCCCCACACCCAGCCACCCGACGGACCCACCTCGCCACATCGCTAAATCTTGTTACTAaacagcaggtgctgctctTTGCGCTTGAGGGGCGCCATAGAGCGGCACTTGTGGTAAATGCGCACCAGTGTGGAGCGCAGAAGCCACTTgtgtcgctgcagcaccttgGCGGTGTATGTGTCGCGGGAGCTCACGCCCAGCTCGTGCTGGAGGACGTTGAAGTACGCCGCCGAGTGCAGCCCCACCCCGTCTCCGCTGTACAGGTCAGCCAGGGCGGGGTTTGCCCTCACTAAACCATCCTCCTTCACACGCATTGCCTCCGCGCCGTCGGGGAGCGGCACACGCTGAGTGAAAGCGTACGCGATAAAGCGCGCCTGTGCCTCAAACAACAGAAAGGGGGGCAGCAGGTCCTTTTGATAGCCCACCATCGCCAACGAAGGTTCGGCGCACCAAAGTGTGCCCAGGTAAAGTCCATGGCGGCTGGCCGCTGGAGGACCGCCTGCCGCGTCgctcgaggcgctgcacgGAGACGATGAGGTGGACGAAGTGAGCAGAAGCTGATCCTCCTCCAGGGCGCGGCGTACGTCGGGGTGCAGAAAGGGGTATCGATGCTTGTACCCTGTAGCGCAGATGACAGCATCGACCTTGTCGATAAACACCTccgccgacggcgcggccGACGACACGTCGAGGTGACCGACGCGCTCTTTCGCCTCTGCCACAATGTCCGCAGTGCTCCGCCGCACCGACGGATCGGCAGCAAAGCGCAGCCCGCGCCCGTCGTTGTCAAGCGGCAGCCCCACCGCTGGGATGACCTCCAGCCGCATATTGCGGTACCGCAGCCACTTGCGCACCACATCGTTCGCCGCGTGCACATCGTTGCGCAGCCACGGGAGGCGAGCCGCGAGGCCGGCGAGGCGCgtgacggcgtcggcggccaCCCGCACATCCGACACCTCCTTTGTCGCCAGCCCGCGCCcccacggcgccgccgccatgtcCTTCCAGAGCTCGGCAGTGA
This window encodes:
- a CDS encoding heat shock protein HslVU, ATPase subunit HslU,putative, producing the protein MRPRELMKELDRYIVGQSEAKKAVSVALRNRWRRHQVPSDIREEIAPKNILMIGPTGVGKTEIARRLAKLVDAPFVKVEATKFTEVGFHGRDVESIIEDLYKASLSQTKQNIRRQHEEEAKLKAEDRILKSLAGVSDGFREHLRSGALDDIEVMVELQEKKEKPKTASGEGVFISLDIPSMMGGQRQQTVKKVMKIKDAFPAVLQEELDKMMDTEDVTAEALRACEEDGIVVIDEIDKIVTAAGGYKGHQASAEGVQQDLLPLVEGTTVSTKFNVQVRTDKILFICSGAFHSVKPSDMLAELQGRLPIRVELQQLSKEDFHRIITEPRFNLIAQHKAMMATEGVDLIFEDDALWEIASIAAYINSTVQNIGARRLITITEKVVEEISFEGPERRSEKFVIDAAYVKKAVDKMVKKVDIKKFIL